Proteins from a genomic interval of Asterias rubens chromosome 16, eAstRub1.3, whole genome shotgun sequence:
- the LOC117300968 gene encoding chromatin accessibility complex protein 1-like codes for MADKSTKLTLLPVARIRTIMKSSPDVTVIGQESLFMITKATELFVEHIAQQSYQRSQNKTSVVYGNLAQTVEEDIAFQFLADVLPQKVLARDYLKSLENNDSR; via the exons ATGGCGGATAAATCAACGAAACTTACGCTCTTGCCTGTAGCAAGAATACGAACTATCATGAAAAGTTCACCAGATGTGACAGTTATTGGACAGGAGTCATTATTTATGATAACCAAGGCAACG GAGTTGTTTGTGGAACACATTGCCCAGCAGTCATACCAACGGAGTCAAAATAAGACAAGTGTAGTGTACGGCAACCTAGCCCAGACTGTCGAAGAAGATATCGCATTCCAATTCCTTGCAG ATGTTCTGCCCCAGAAGGTTCTTGCAAGAGACTACCTCAAGTCATTAGAGAATAACGACAGCAGATAG